The segment AAATGAGGGAGCATGTCAGGGTGTTAGAAGGGTCTTAAAGGGCACTTCTGCCAAATGGCAGAATGGTTTGGTACCTTGCTCTCCCCAaaactgtggctgctgcaggggtgaTGGGAGAGTGGGTGTCAACTGAGAGCACCAATGCAGACTGAAGAAAcatttaagggtttttttgttaataaattAAAACCACATTGCTTATGCTCTTGGTGACTGATATTCAGAAATCTCGGTCCTTTGTTTCTGTGGTCCAACACCCCACCACTGCCCCCCAAACTGCTGTGAGGAGTCTGCAGCAGCCCATGTTCAGGCCTTGCAGACAAGCCCCCATGGTGCCCTGGAGGTCCTGGAgggctgctgcccacagctTGGTGTTGGCCTTTCTTTCACAGAGGTGGCTGAGCGGAAGATGACAGTAGAAGAGGAGGAAGCCAAGAGAATAGCAGAGATGGGCAAACCAATACTCGGCGAGCACCCCAAACTGGAAGTCATCATTGAGGAGTCCTATGAGTTCAAGGTCAGTAGGTGTCCTAGGGGTCCTccaggaggggaaagccatgtggcacTGTCGAGCAGCCTTGGAGAGCAGGACTGAGGAGGCAGCATGTGCTGGAAAAGGTTgttgagagaggaaaagaagtaTGTAATGCAGCTAAGGGTGGATGAAGTCTACAAGAAATGTCAAAAGTAGCAGCTGCTGGTTGGTGGGGGTGGACAGAGAAAGGCAAGAAGGCCCTGATGGATGCAGAAGAAGCCAGTGGGCAGGAAGATGCAGGAGCAAAGCTGTCTCTGGTGAGGCAGGGTTGAGGGAAGAAGGAACCTATTCAGGATTGAGATGTGGCAAACAAGCTGGCTCTGGTGAGGTCTGGATCAGCCAGTCCAGTGAGAAGGTGGACTCAACCCTAGTCATGGCCTAATCTAGCTAGTAGGAGACTTGTGACACTTCTATAGTTTGGAAGGGGTCTGTGAGACCACAATGTACTGCAAGATCATCTTTGCCCACTAGCAGCTGGTTTAACTGCTGTGCATCTTTATTCCCACAACAGAGCACCGTGGACAAGCTGATTAGGAAGACAAACCTGGCTTTGGTTGTAGGGACACATTCCTGGAGGGACCAGTTCATGGAGGCCATTACTGTGAGCGCAGGTGAGTGAGACGTCAGAAAATCCATACGAACATCCACAGGATTCATGCATCCTGGAATGACAGCATCTCCCTGGTCACTGATGCTCAGCTGTGGTCACCCATCAGCAAAGCCAGTCCAAAGAGCTCCTCTGCTCCAAATAGTGGGCTTTTGCAGGTACGTTAGTGAGGAGCCCAGGAGATCCATCTTCTGGTGCAGAGTCCTCCAGAAGGCCAGCTTTCAAAGGCTGTGTCAGATGatggtgctcctgctgcttcagtGATCTGATGAGCAGTGTGCAGGCAGCAAAATCCCATCCTGGTTGGGATCCTGGCCAGTGCAGGTAGCTCCTACTGGGAGATGTCCTGAGATGTCCTGTCATAGCCAGTAGAGTTCCTGGGAGTAGGAAGAGTTACCACATGAAGACTGGAGATGTTGCCTCATGAGGCAGCTGCTGGTAAAGGAAGAGGCCCAGAGACTTGCCAGCTGTTGTCTGATGAGAGAGCTCACTGCTTTCAGAGCCAGGCAGCTGTGGGGAAGGTGTTTTAGGCACATCTATGCCATTAATGGCAGTTTGGCATCTTTCTGAACCTTTCCTTGATGGTTGGTTTCACATCTGCCTCAAAGGGGTGTTTTTCACCCAGCTGTATAGGAGACAGTGGATagcccagcctgtgctctggagcaggaggatCAAAAGATCTCTCCAGTTTCCCAATTTTATTACTTTCCACTAGTTTTGGTCCAAAACATCACTTGCCCGCATAATTTCTTCATGCCACTCAATGGTGATCACCACAGGTTGACTACCTCCTGTGTGACTGCCtgtggacagggacagggctgctcctctgtggGTACAACATCCCATTACATTGTTCCCCATCCCTGAGGGCTCTGGGGTCCCTAGGAGACATTCTTTTTGCCAAGCCTCATCCATCACTGAAGGACCTGGTGTGCCCTGAATTCACTGTCATGGCCAGCACCACTCCACCTTGTCCCAGTAGAGCAGAGTCCCTGGAGCCTTGGGGTGGAGGAGACAAGCATGAGCTGCCCCAATGGAATGAATGCTGGACCGCTCCTTCCATGTTGTTTGCAGCAGGTGATGAGGACGAGGATGAGTCTGGTGAGGAGCGCCTGCCATCCTGCTTTGACTACGTGATGCACTTCCTGACAGTCTTCTGGAAGGTGCTGTTTGCCTGCGTGCCCCCCACCGAGTACTGCAATGGCTGGGCCTGCTTCATCGTCTCCATTCTCATCATCGGCATGCTCACGGCCGTCATCGGCGACCTCGCCTCCCACTTTGGCTGCACCATTGGCCTCAAGGACTCGGTGACTGCCGTTGTCTTCGTCGCCTTCGGCACCTCTGTACCAGGTGGGGTGGCcgtggggaggggatggggtgggaggTAAATCCTCTGGAGATGCTCCTGATTTCAGGGGAGAAGCTCTGTCATGGGATGGGATTAGTCTGGGAAGGGTATCCTCAAAGCCCTGTCTCCAGGCAAGGTCTGCACCTTGCTTTTTGGCAACATGGGATCTCTGAACCTAGGAGGGGACTGTGCGCCTCTTGGTCTGTGTCCTAACCTGGTTGGTGACACACCTGAGCCTCCCTTGTCCCCCAGGCATGAACGGTTGTCTGTTTCTCCTGTTGGACCCCCAGTgatttctccttccctcctccctcaaCCCCAGACACCTTCGCCAGCAAAGCCGCAGCCGTCCAGGACATGTATGCTGATGCCTCCATCACCAACGTCACGGGCAGCAACGCTGTCAACGTCTTCCTGGGCATCGGGCTGGCGTGGTCAGTGGCAGCGATCTACTGGGCGTCGCAGGGGCAGGAGTTCCAGGTGTCAGCAGGCACCCTGGCGTTCTCCGTCACCCTCTTCACCATCTTCGCCTTCATCTGCATCAGCGTCCTCCTCTACCGCCGGCGGCCCCACCTTGGGGGGGAGCTGGGCGGCCCCCGAGGGTGCAAAGTGGCCACGACATTGCTCTTCGTCAGCCTCTGGCTGCTCTACATCCTCTTCGCCACCCTGGAGGCCTATTGCTACATCAAGGGGTTTTAGGCGGCGGTGGAGGGACGGTGCTGCCGGGGGAGGGACCCCTCCTCTGTTACCTCACCGCACACCAGTCCTGGAAGCGCAGTTTCACTGGAGGGACGGACGGCCGTCTGTCAGGGGCTGCCGCTGCCCAGACCGTCGGACAGCTGCGTGCCAAGAAGGGCAAAACCatcacagagtgaaaaaaacaaagagacaAAACCCATCCAAAAATGGTACAAAAGAAAGCAACAATGGCAAGTGttgaaataaaacacaataaATCCAGGCACTGACCCTATTCAATGAAATTATGAAAGTTTCAACTATCTCCAAAGGCCACCTCTCCCACAGGGGGTCATCTCCTTTCCTGCTGAGCACCCCTCCACTGTAAGGAGATGTTTCCTCATTTTTACTAGTTGAGAATTGCAGAAGTCTGGTTCAGGaatttgtgggggtttttttcttttttttttctgtttgctcgTTGCTTTTTGGTTCTGGGGGAGCACgctgattctttttttcttttcttttttactacttaatccaaaaaatattaaaaagttaaACTCAAAGCTTCAAGCTGCCATCAGTGCTGGAACTGAACATGTGTATTTCTGAAGCCACAAAAGACTATGACACAGTCAAAAAACTTTTTCACTATTACCCatttcctcccctgctgccttccatttctttcttttttaagaacATCCCAAGactgatatatttttaatacaaacacagacacacagtcacacacatTTAGTGACAAAAGCTGGAGCATGTAGCATCTCAATCACCTGCCTGGGctaagaaaaaaggaaggagaaaaaaccccaaccctctAATACAATATGTGTCATGTATATTTTGACTATGGCATTTCTCTTTGTATAATTAACTTTGAGCTcgtggcactgcagggagagaaaaCTATGTTAATTTACAActgttaaagaaataaaacatcctGCCCTGGGGGGAGCAAGGGGGACAGGGAAAACAGCAGTGGCTCCTTGGGATGATGGTGGTGGCAGGTTGGCTGCGTGGGCCTCCTGCTCAGAGGTGGAAATGAATTCAGGAGAACCTGGATAGTGTGCCCATACGTTCCCAGCACCAtcccacccagagctgtgcttcCATTCTGTCGCTGCGCCATTTTTCACAGCACCTGCACCTCGCTGGTGGTCTCCAGGCCATTGACAGGTACGGGCTTAAAAACTGCCACCCACATCAGGACTCCTACATCATCTCAAATACCTTTTAGGAACACCAGACAGACAAAAAAGCatcattttaatttgaaatgcatttctttttaaggataaagaagaaaaaaacccaccaccatGAGAGTATGTCATAAGTTACATCAACAACTGCAAATTGAAATGTTGGGTtggtaataaaataaataaaaactatacCTATATCTATATAAACAGTGCTATCTAGAAACATATTTCTTAATTGAGAGCCCTGTAAGAGAATGTTAAAATCCTACTCTTTGTAAAGTGTTTTTGAGATGAAGATAATTTCTTCTATCATGAAACAGGTGCTGTAAAAGGGAACCATTTTCATCAAGTTCCCTAAAATAAGCCAAACTTTGGGAGGCAGAAAGTAAGAGAGGGGCTGCCAAAGGGTAAAGTTCTGCCTGCTGCCGTGCTTTTGACTGCCCcaggaggcagggaggaggtgCCCATGGATTAGGGAAAAAGCAATGGGAAGAAGATTGTCATGGACAAAAAGACGTAACATTATAGCAGGTCGCTAGATGGAGGCAATGATGGTTCTTAAAACgcagatgaaatatttattttcatacaaAATGTTTATCAGATATCTATATATAAATGTGTATACATGAGGCAGAGAAGAGGGATCCTTCTCAGATGAGCAGCCTGAGCTTTGTTGGTGGGAGCCCAGAATGAGTGAAAGCCACTGGGTTTGAAGCTACCAAGTATCCAACCCTGCCTCCTTACCCTCCCTTTGCCATGCCTCTGGGAAAGGACCTAAAAAAGATGGGAAAGAGACCCCCAAGGCCAGGCTCCCACTGAGCTCACTGGTCCTTCTGGCTCCAGTAGTGCCAGCAGCCAccaagggcagctgctgccactgcccatCAGCCCCAGAGCTCATATGTGTGACACTAAAGGAAAATTACAAGAGTCTCCCCAAATGTTTTTTGTGGGGGTTCAACATGCAGCTCTCAAGGGGAGATTggtgttgttgctgtttttaacTGCGACATACAGAGTCTGTTGAGCTTTTATTTTGCCTGTGCCAGCATAGCCATCCCTGGctaaagcccagcctggggtgctgctgtgctcttcTTCTGTGCTTGTGGTGTATCCACTGTGTGCTTTTTATCcacttccttctccagctgactGCAGGGAAGGGGTGTGGGGTAGGACTGGCTTGCCATGAGGGAACTGTATGGGGCCCCTGGTGCCCTCCATGCAGAAGGGTGATCTGCACCAGGCTGACATCTGTGGCatgttccttttattttatttttttttactccattAAAAAATATGCAAGCTAAAAAAACACAACAGGTTTGGTgcctttggggatttttttctgaagctgttttttcatttcaggTCTTGCTCTCTGCTCGCTTCTCTTTTCCTTGAGGCGGCTGCCTGGACTTGGTTGCAATGGCTCTGTCTGGTtgtccccccaccccaccaCCCCAGCCCTCTGgtttggtgctgctgggaggaccctgcagcccttggcccTGTCTAGCTGGCAGAGAggaggttttgctgctgtttttgttgCTGATGATCTTTCCCCTTTGTTTCTCCCATCAGCTTCCCATGGCAGCCTGCAATAACAGCTGCTGGCCCCTCCCAGGAGCCCTTGTGCTTTGGGCTGCACATCTTCCCTTTCTGCCTCCTCCCCTGCATCACTGCTGTGGTTGAGAGTAAATAACACATCCTGACATCAGGAAGGAAAAGCCAAGGGGATCAAAGGAGCTGCTTTGTCCCTGGGGCCTACTATGCTATGGGGACGTAGTCCAAGGGCCATGGATGGTGTGGGGCCAGTGGTACCTCTGGCTGCTTCCCATCACTGTTGCCACAAAGGGCACCCGCAGCACTCCAAAGGTTTTGCTGTCCTGCATGGGTGCTGGTCAAAAATCAGCCTTTGGGTAAAGAAGAGTTTGGCAAAGAGATATCCACACCTGTCCCCCAAAAACTCTCCAGGAACTGTGTCCCTGTTTTGGCCTGTACCATGCTTCCTCCTCACCCAGTGTCATCACTGACTGACTTTTTCCACTTGCATTTGGACACCTGACCCTCAAATGCCCTTTACATTGGCCCTTGAGCTAGAACTGTTCCTGCCTGCCCTCTGAAGCAtaggggcagctgctgcagcccataACCCCAATCCTCTATCTTTGCCTGACAGTATGAGTGTTATGTTAACTCCAGTTCTGGGGTTCCAGGTGAGACTGGGGCTTGGGCACCTCACAGTGCAATGCAAAATGACCAAGTGGGGTGGAAGAATTCCCAGTTGGGCACTCATAGGAAAGGCAGCCCTGGATGTCACTTTCTTGGGCAACCAGAGCTTGGCAAAGCAGAAGAGAGACCTCTGCCCTAGTGGGTCCTGCACACTCCCACCCCCTTCCACAGGCCTGTGGGGTCACTTCCCACCTTTGCcctgctgcacagctcctgcccaaaGAGAGCACACCTGCTCCTGACCTAAGGGCAAACACACAAGTTCCAGCTCTGTCTCTGGCTCATCTTTGACTCCAGTGATGGGACcaagaggattttttgggggtgttggggcTCATTGGGGCTGGttttctgccactgctgcacAGAAGTATCCTGGTTCCCACAGCTTCGGAGGCTTAGATCCAGGACCAAAGGGGGCCAAGCCAGAGAAAGCTGGAATTAGTAAGAGGAGTGTGTGCAAGCATCAGGAATCTGTTATGGTACAGTACAGTGAGAAATGGAAGTGTTTGTTAGAGACACTGACCAAAGGTTTTAAGTTAGGAAGGAGGCATTTGCAGCATGTGGATTGGACTTTGTTACCTTTCTGGCAATTACTGTGGTGTTGGTGTGATCAGGACTCTTCTGGACAAGCTCAGACAAAACATGATGCATATATCTTCTGATTCCATGTCTGGGGCTGCTGGACTGGTTTGTAAGTCACTTGTGGTCCCTGGCATGGAAGGACCCCTCCACTTCTCTCCATCCCTAAGTACCAACAGGATGCCTCTTCACAGCCCCATCTGCCAGGAGGAGTCCCCATCAGCTGCATGTGCCTTCTCAGGCTTCAGCTGCTGGTGTGGGATGGTGCCTACCTGCCTGTCTCCACCAGCATAGCCCTTTGCTTTGGGAAAGCATTTTGGAGGACACCCAGTTCTGTTATACCTGGACACTGGTCAGATAAATAGAGTCAGCAAGACCTCAGTTCATCTCATCACCTGACAGCACCATAGGACATAGGTGTAGATGTAGATGAGATAACAGAAAGGCATCCAAGAGACCTGGTCATGCTTGAATATGGATTCAGTGCAGGAGCCGGTCTGCACAAATGGAAGCAGCAGTTGTTCAGCCCGGGCCACAAGCTGGAAAGCACTTGTCACCAAGAATAACCTTTGGAGTATTagatggaaaaaatgtttttaatgacaTTGTCATCCGTGTGtatgtgccagcagcagccagcttgCTAAtgacagagctgtgtgtgccagtgcccagcagaACACACTGTGCTCCCAACCTGCCTCTGTCACAGGAGGGGATTAAGCACCTCCTGGTATTTAAATGagtcatttaaaatacatagaTAATTAACACCATGAGTGAATTtatccctcc is part of the Molothrus aeneus isolate 106 chromosome 6, BPBGC_Maene_1.0, whole genome shotgun sequence genome and harbors:
- the SLC8A3 gene encoding sodium/calcium exchanger 3 isoform X6 — encoded protein: MERGISALLLTQEVAERKMTVEEEEAKRIAEMGKPILGEHPKLEVIIEESYEFKSTVDKLIRKTNLALVVGTHSWRDQFMEAITVSAAGDEDEDESGEERLPSCFDYVMHFLTVFWKVLFACVPPTEYCNGWACFIVSILIIGMLTAVIGDLASHFGCTIGLKDSVTAVVFVAFGTSVPDTFASKAAAVQDMYADASITNVTGSNAVNVFLGIGLAWSVAAIYWASQGQEFQVSAGTLAFSVTLFTIFAFICISVLLYRRRPHLGGELGGPRGCKVATTLLFVSLWLLYILFATLEAYCYIKGF